The Toxotes jaculatrix isolate fToxJac2 chromosome 14, fToxJac2.pri, whole genome shotgun sequence genome window below encodes:
- the alg3 gene encoding dol-P-Man:Man(5)GlcNAc(2)-PP-Dol alpha-1,3-mannosyltransferase produces the protein MAGGVRRKSPGSPSPLWGKLNTLWQDKHLVLFKTEYTLLVVSVLWFLEIGINVWVIQKVAYTEIDWKAYMDEVEGVINGTYDYTQLKGDTGPLVYPAGFVYIFMALYYITSHGVNIRLGQYIFAVFYLITLLLVFRIYYRTKKVPPYVFFFVCCASYRIHSIFVLRLFNDPVAMMLLFAAVNLFMDGYWTLGCGLYSLAVSVKMNVLLFAPGVLFLLLSEFGLLKTIPKLSLCAGIQLLLGLPFLLENPVGYVSRAFDLGRQFMFKWTVNWRFLPEWLFLNRYFHLLLLAAHLLTLLLFAFRRWKRPGESIFQLLKEPGKRKIPPQENTVDQIVLILFTSNFIGMCFSRSLHYQFYVWYFHTLPYLLWSGGVKKLAHLLRVLILGLIELSWNTYPSTNSSSAALHVCHFIILLCLWLAPPLTSAPAETQQHTKPVKDKRQ, from the exons ATGGCAGGAGGTGTGCGGAGAAAGTCTCCCGGTTCCCCGTCCCCACTTTGGGGGAAGCTtaacacactgtggcaggacaAACATTTGGTCCTGTTCAAGACGGAATACACGTTACTGGTCGTTTCAGTTCTGTGGTTCCTGGAGATCGGGATCAATGTGTGGGTCATACAAAAAGTAGCAT ACACTGAGATAGACTGGAAAGCCTACATGGATGAAGTAGAGGGCGTCATCAATGGTACCTACGACTACACCCAGCTTAAAGGAGACACAGGCCCCTTGGT GTACCCGGCCGGCTTTGTGTACATCTTCATGGCTCTGTATTACATCACCAGCCACGGGGTCAACATCCGTCTGGGCCAGtacatttttgcagttttctACCTCATCACGCTGCTGCTCGTCTTCAGGATATACTACCGCACTAAGAAG GTTCCTCCCTATGTgttcttctttgtgtgttgcGCCTCCTATCGGATCCATTCCATCTTTGTACTGCGTCTCTTCAACGATCCAGTGGCCAtgatgctgctgtttgcagCTGTCAACCTCTTCATGGATGGATACTGGACCCTGGGCTGTGGCCTCTACAG TTTAGCAGTGTCTGTGAAAATGAACGTGCTTCTTTTTGCCCCTGGGgtacttttcctcctcctgtctgagtTTGGTCTACTTAAGACAATCCCGAaactttctctgtgtgcaggcATCCAG CTTTTGTTGGGCCTCCCTTTCCTCCTGGAGAATCCAGTCGGTTATGTGAGCCGCGCTTTTGATCTTGGCCGTCAGTTCATGTTCAAGTGGACGGTCAACTGGCGCTTCCTGCCAGAATGGCTCTTCTTGAATCGCTACTTTCACTTACTCCTGCTGGCTGCCCACCTGCTCACCCTGCTGCTCTTTGCTTTCCGCCGGTGGAAGAG GCCAGGAGAAAGCATCTTCCAGCTCCTCAAGGAGCCTGGCAAGAGGAAAATCCCTCCTCAGGAAAACACTGTGGATC AGATAGTGCTGATTCTGTTCACCTCTAACTTCATTGGTATGTGCTTCAGTCGTTCGTTGCACTACCAGTTCTACGTGTGGTACTTCCACACGCTGCCTTACCTGCTCTGGAGTGGAGGAGTCAAGAAGCTGGCCCACCTGCTCAG GGTCCTGATCCTGGGCCTGATTGAGCTGTCATGGAACACGTACCCCTCTACTAACAGCAGCTCCGCTGCCCTCCACGTCTGCCACTTCATcattctcctctgtctgtggctggcTCCACCCCTGACTTCAGCcccagcagaaacacaacaacatacaaAACCTGTCAAGGACAAACGCCAGTGA
- the mul1a gene encoding mitochondrial ubiquitin ligase activator of nfkb 1-A — MDGFPVRITEAVCFGASLALSGICYYLYRKSRTTVDKLDEAPRFTIDGKLKDILKVTPGACLQYAVIEGAVQPIGEPLTSHFQKETVGVLQKFMLREHRLVWNGLSSTWTDSERVLHQRVNAVPFVIMGSDETAVRVLCPLQASGMHMEITHEKFHQVNYGLGDIVGQYLSGEKLKGQLEIEEMLKVGTTLTGVGELILDTDGTLNLRPPSNNAQYFLSIMDFDTLRRDQQTEAVWWKVLTIASALAGAMVLLWVGRRYYYHLKVRREREQERREFERLLAEAQRAPAAVAGPEALQDMAEDHVENPCVICLCRPRNCILLDCGHVCCCHTCYQALPHSRCPICRQNISRVVPLYRV, encoded by the exons ATGGATGGATTTCCTGTGAGGATTACAGAGGCGGTGTGTTTTGGGGCCAGCCTTGCCCTCTCAGGCATCTGCTACTATCTGTACAGGAAGAGCCGGACGACAGTAGATAAGCTTGAT GAAGCCCCACGTTTCACCATAGATGGGAAActcaaagacattttgaaagtAACTCCGGGAGCGTGTCTACAGTATGCTGTCATCGAAG GTGCTGTGCAACCAATAGGAGAGCCTCTGACGAGTCACTTCCAAAAAGAAACTGTCGGAGTGTTGCAGAAATTCATGTTGAGAGAACACAGGCTGGTGTGGAATGGCCTTTCAAGCACTTG GACAGACAGTGAGCGAGTCTTGCACCAAAGAGTGAATGCAGTGCCCTTTGTGATAATGGGATCTGATGAGACTGCAGTCAGAGTCCTGTGTCCTCTACAGGCATCTGGAATGCACATGGAGATTACCCATGAGAAGTTTCACCAGGTCAATTACGGCTTGGGTGACATCGTGGGACAATACCTCAGCGGGGAGAAGCTCAAAGGGCAACTGGAGATCGAGGAAATGCTCAAA GTGGGTACAACCCTCACAGGTGTAGGTGAGTTGATACTGGACACAGATGGCACCCTGAATCTTCGACCACCTTCTAATAATGCACAGTACTTCCTGAGCATCATGGACTTTGACACCCTGCGACGAGATCAACAAACTGAAGCTGTTTGGTGGAAGGTGCTGACCATTGCCTCTGCTTTGGCCGGTGCCATGGTCCTCCTCTGGGTCGGGCGGCGTTACTACTACCACCTTAAAGTGCGGCGGGAGcgggagcaggagaggagggaattTGAGAGACTGCTGGCTGAAGCCCAAAGAGCTCCTGCGGCTGTAGCGGGCCCCGAGGCCCTTCAAGACATGGCAGAGGATCACGTAGAGAATCCTTGTGTGATTTGCCTCTGTCGGCCACGTAACTGTATTCTGTTGGACTGTGGGCATGTGTGCTGCTGCCACACCTGCTACCAGGCTCTTCCACACAGCCGATGCCCCATTTGTAGACAGAACATCAGCAGAGTGGTACCTCTCTACCGTGTATGA